From the Lathyrus oleraceus cultivar Zhongwan6 chromosome 4, CAAS_Psat_ZW6_1.0, whole genome shotgun sequence genome, one window contains:
- the LOC127074760 gene encoding uncharacterized protein LOC127074760, with protein sequence MANKYHVRSISLPSRSHPSTIRVSEELNKLKAWEVTSTSTSTSSSILIALSLLDDLYISFQHLLNMPSTQLLLSHHRGQKFIEEVLDSSMRILDVCGITRDTMLQIKENVQALHSSLRRRKGDSSVETSVAEYKFFTKKMKKNVNKMITSLKHMDTKLGLSPNLELDHHLSSVIRVLREVITMNLSVFQFILSFLTVSSSKSKATKWLLVSKLIHKGVITCEDNSENANELQCVEAALSSLISDGNNGEKLQAAHERLEALENAIESVEIGLENLFRRLIKTRSSLLNIISQ encoded by the coding sequence ATGGCAAACAAGTACCATGTTCGTTCAATTAGTTTGCCTTCAAGATCTCATCCTAGCACCATTAGAGTATCTGAGGAATTGAACAAACTCAAGGCTTGGGAAGTAACATCCACATCCACATCCACATCATCCTCTATTCTTATTGCTCTTTCCTTACTTGATGATTTGTATATTTCATTCCAACATCTTCTCAACATGCCATCCACCCAACTACTCCTTTCTCATCATAGAGGTCAGAAGTTCATTGAAGAGGTGCTAGACAGTTCTATGAGAATTCTGGATGTATGTGGCATCACAAGAGACACCATGTTGCAAATCAAGGAAAATGTCCAAGCCCTTCATTCTTCTCTTAGGAGAAGAAAAGGAGATTCAAGTGTTGAAACAAGTGTGGCAGAATACAAATTCTTCAcaaaaaagatgaagaaaaacGTCAACAAGATGATCACATCTTTGAAGCATATGGATACCAAACTTGGGTTGTCCCCAAATTTGGAACTTGATCATCACCTTTCTTCTGTTATTAGAGTGCTGAGGGAAGTTATTACAATGAATTTGTCTGTTTTTCAATTTATTTTGTCATTTTTGACTGTTTCTTCGTCAAAGTCAAAGGCTACCAAATGGTTGCTGGTTTCAAAATTGATTCACAAGGGTGTTATAACATGTGAAGACAACTCAGAGAATGCCAATGAGTTGCAGTGTGTGGAAGCTGCTTTAAGCAGCCTTATAAGTGATGGCAATAATGGTGAAAAGTTGCAGGCTGCACATGAAAGATTAGAGGCTTTGGAGAATGCAATTGAAAGCGTTGAGATTGGTTTGGAGAACTTATTTAGACGCTTGATTAAAACTAGATCTTCTCTCTTGAACATAATCTCTCAATAA